The Bacteroidota bacterium genome segment TAGTAAAATTTTTTTCAAAATTAAGGGAAGTCCCCTTAATGCCTTTAAAAATTTATATTTTTTTTAAAATACTGATAATCCAAATAATAAAGAACTTTTATTGAAAAACTATTTTGGGCAGGAATGCTAAAAGTATTATCAATATTCGCAAAAAGATTTTGAACTATCTCATCTTCAACATTATAAATTGAATTTTTCCAAACAACAGATATTATGCTACCCGGTGCAAAATGCCATGAATAAATCAAATCAATATTAAAAATATTAAAATTTATATCATTATTCTCATTGTAATCAGTAGCAGTTAAATAGCCATCTTCCTTTAAAAGAAAAAATTCCTTATAGTCTGCAATTGACCAATAATGCCTGAGTCTAAAGCTTAAGGATGATTTATTGTTAAATATATATGTTGAATTTATAGTATTTGCTAAAGTTTGTTGGTCTCTTTTGCCAAAAATAATATTCAGTTTAGCACTTGTATCCGTGAATTGTGTAGCATAACCATATTGATTTTTACTTTTATTCAAATCTAAACCATAAATTATCATAAATTTATCACTTAATCTAATTCGTGGGCTTAAAGAAATATTAAAGGAAGAATTTTTATGAGAATAATCGACATGACTATATGAAAATCTTGTATCCAAGGCAATTTTCTTACGATAATCGGATGACATCCAAGTTCCAAACCAAATATTTGAAGGAAGATTATATTTCCACCCTTTAACTCTTGCTTGGTAAAAATCAACTTTTTCAATAGGAGAACCACCGACATAAAATCCAAGTGAAAAATGATTTTTTAGAGTTGCACTTGTATGGGTATTTATAATAAATGAAGAATATTCTCTTGGTAAATAATTCATTGAGTAATCAATATGCAATCTAGTGTTTAAATTTAAAAACTTCCAAAATGGTTTAAAAATAATATATGAAATACCTCCTTCAAAATTCATTTCATTATTTGATTGCAAATAACCAAGGTCATTAGGATCGTATTTATCACTTTCAACTGAATGTTCCAAGTCATATTGAAAATTACCACTTCTTTTTCCAACATTAATTTCATAAGAATAGCCAATATCAGTTGCATCTGCATATTTTTGACTTACTAATAAATCACCGTCTATTGAATATTTCTTAGAACTCTCCATTAAACTAAATGTAGTAGCTGTAACATTTGCTGAATAATCTTTTCTGCTAACGTTTGTATTTATTAACGAAACAAATGAATTGTTTTTTAAAGATTGATCCAGAACAAAAATATTATAGTTTGTAAATGACTGTGTTTCAATTACACGTTCCTTGCCCAAAGAATCAGAAATTATTGCTTTTGCAGGAGAAGTCATCGCATTAAATATTCCAATTCCTAAACCCTGTTGTGTTCTCCCTGATATTTTTGTAGCATTTATCAATTTTGTTGATGAGGGGTTTTCTGTTAATTCTTCTCCTTTTTGTAAACTATCAGAAATAGAATAATAAGCAATAGGTTGAGTACCAATCCTTCTTGAATAAAAAATCCCTCCTTTGTTAAAAAGGTTAGTTCCTTCTGTAAAAAACTGTCTTTTTTCTTGGTATCTAACCTCAAAAGGTGA includes the following:
- a CDS encoding DUF5916 domain-containing protein, whose translation is MKKIILFITFLIFISFSLFSQNDKKVLEAIKIKKAPKIDGVLNDEVWKNIPIANDFIQYEPFNGKVATFDTEVKVIYNDEAIFIAAIMYDPYPDSILLELGKRDEIDNINSDAFAINLAPFNDDLNAVELRVSASGVQLDRFHSPTGVDQNWNPVWQSAVKINDKGWVVEFKIPYSAIRFPNKKEQVWGINFWRNIKRYREWSTYNFIDKEKNGIITQSAKLIGIHDIEPPLRLSFFPYISGYLNKNPENDKLGYSFNYGMDLKYGINESFTLDMTLIPDFGQVQSDDEILNLSPFEVRYQEKRQFFTEGTNLFNKGGIFYSRRIGTQPIAYYSISDSLQKGEELTENPSSTKLINATKISGRTQQGLGIGIFNAMTSPAKAIISDSLGKERVIETQSFTNYNIFVLDQSLKNNSFVSLINTNVSRKDYSANVTATTFSLMESSKKYSIDGDLLVSQKYADATDIGYSYEINVGKRSGNFQYDLEHSVESDKYDPNDLGYLQSNNEMNFEGGISYIIFKPFWKFLNLNTRLHIDYSMNYLPREYSSFIINTHTSATLKNHFSLGFYVGGSPIEKVDFYQARVKGWKYNLPSNIWFGTWMSSDYRKKIALDTRFSYSHVDYSHKNSSFNISLSPRIRLSDKFMIIYGLDLNKSKNQYGYATQFTDTSAKLNIIFGKRDQQTLANTINSTYIFNNKSSLSFRLRHYWSIADYKEFFLLKEDGYLTATDYNENNDINFNIFNIDLIYSWHFAPGSIISVVWKNSIYNVEDEIVQNLFANIDNTFSIPAQNSFSIKVLYYLDYQYFKKNINF